CCGTCAGCCTCACTATCTTGGTATCTTGTAAACACAAAAACACCACATATTGTGTGTAGGTGACAATCACACCCACTAGTCCATGACTAATAAATGACAGTAGTTTGCCGCTAACAATCCATAAAAACAGCGGTGTACGGTCAGAGCTTGATTGTTGTACAAAGGAAGTTTTGATGGTGTTTGCCATCATCATTAAATATAAAAATCAGGGCCTATCTCCAATGAATAGCAATATGACAGTTACCAAACGCAGTGGCGAAAGAGAGAAAATTGATCTCGATAAGATCCATCGTGTTATCACCTGGGCCGCTGAAGGGCTGGCTAACGTGTCTGTTTCAGAAGTCGAATTGCGGGCGCATCTGCAGTTCTTCGATGGCATACCCACAGAAGCCATCCACGAAACCATCATTAAAGCTGCAGCAGATCTGATCTCTCCTGATTCTCCTGATTATCAGTTCCTAGCTGCCCGCTTAGCTATTTTCCATCTGCGTAAAAAAGCATTTGGTCAATTTGAGCCGCCAAAGCTCGCCGACCATGTCACCAAACTGGTTGAAATGGGCAAATACGATAAGCACATCCTTGAAGATTACAGCCTTGAAGAGCTGAATGTCATGGATGGTTATATTGATCATTGGCGTGATATGACGTTTTCGTATGCTGCAGTAAAGCAGCTCGAAGGCAAATATCTTGTGCAAAACCGCGTGACGCATGAAGTCTATGAGAGTGCTCAGTTCCTCTATATGCTGGTTGCCGCCTGTTTGTTCTCAGGTTATCCGCGCGAAACCCGTTTGCAGTATGTTAAAGATTTCTATAACGCAGTTTCTACTTTTAAAATCTCGTTACCGACCCCGATCATGTCAGGCGTGAGAACTCCAACACGTCAGTTTAGTTCCTGCGTATTGATTGAATGTGGCGACAGTCTCGACTCTATCAATGCCACCTCTTCCGCTATCGTTAAATATGTCAGTCAGCGCGCGGGGATTGGTATCAATGCCGGTCGTATTCGTGCACTCGGCAGTCCAATTCGTGGCGGCGAAGCGTTCCATACCGGTTGTATTCCTTTCTTCAAGCACTTCCAGACGGCGGTTAAGTCCTGCTCACAAGGCGGTGTTCGTGGTGGTGCTGCCACACTGTTTTATCCGTTATGGCACTTGGAAGTCGAATCATTACTGGTGTTGAAAAACAACCGCGGTGTTGAAGACAACCGTATCCGCCATCTGGATTACGGGGTACAAATCAATAAGCTGATGTATCAGAGATTGATCAAGGGTGAAAACATTACGCTGTTCAGTCCATCTGATGTGCCGGGTCTTTATGATGCATTCTTTGCGGATCAGGATGAATTTGAACGGCTATACGTCAAATATGAGCAGGATGAATCGATCCGTAAACGCTCGTTGCGTGCTGTCGAACTGTTCTCATTGATGATGCAGGAACGTGCTTCCACCGGCCGTATTTACATTCAAAACGTCGACCACTGTAACACTCATAGCCCGTTTGACCCTCAGGTCGCGCCAGTACATCAATCAAACTTATGTTTGGAAATCGCACTACCGACCAAACCGCTTAATGATGTTAACGACGCAACTGGCGAAATTGCTCTGTGTACATTGTCAGCATTAAACCTCGGTGCCATCGAAAATCTTGAAGAGATGGAAAAGCTGGCAGACTTAGCCGTTCGTGCATTAGATAACCTGCTGGATTATCAAGATTATCCTATCTTGGCTGCGCGTACAGCCTCGATGAATCGTCGGACGCTGGGTATTGGTGTCATCAACTTTGCCAACTATCTTGCTAAACATGGTGTGAAATATTCTGATGGCAGCGCCAACGGTCTTACCCATCGTACTTTTGAAGCCTTCCAGTATTATCTGTTAAAGGCATCCATGGAATTGGCGAAAGAGAAAGGTGCGTGTCCGTTATTTAATGAAACAACTTATGCGCAAGGCATTTTGCCAATCGACACCTATAAGCGTGATCTCGATAAAATCTGTAGCGAACCGTTACATCTTGATTGGGAAAAATTACGTGTCGATATCAAACAATATGGCCTACGTAACTCTACGCTGTCAGCCTTGATGCCTTCAGAAACTTCTTCGCAGATTTCCAATGCCACCAATGGTATTGAACCACCACGAGGACTCATCAGCGTTAAGGCCAGTAAAGATGGGCAGCTGAAACAAGTGGTTCCCGATTTCGAACAACTGAAGCATCGCTATGAATTATTGTGGCAAATGCCAAGTAATGACGGCTATTTGCAATTGGTGGGGATTATGCAGAAGTTTATTGACCAGTCTATTTCTGCCAATACCAACTATGACCCATCAAAATATGACAATGGCAAAGTTCCGATGCAAACTCTGCTCAAGGACTTACTGACAGCCTATAAGTTGGGTGTTAAGACCCTCTACTATCACAACACGCGTGATGGTGCATCGGATCAGCTTGATGATATCAGTATCGAAAAAGAAGATGACGGCTGCGCTGGCGGAGCCTGCAAAATTTAAGGTTTAACGGGGCCTGATGGCCCCTTTGTTTGGACGAACGCAATATGGCTTATTCAATTTTTTGTCAAACACCCAATGACGCCACTCGTGAACCGATGTTTTTTGGTCAGGCTGTTAATGTGGCACGTTATGATCAACAAAAATATGAACTGTTTGAAAAGCTGATTGAAAAGCAGCTGTCTTTCTTTTGGCGTCCAGAAGAAGTTGATGTTTCTCGGGACAAAATCGATTTTGTGCAGCTACCTGAACATGAAAAACACATCTTTCTTTCTAATCTGAAATATCAGACATTACTGGACTCAATTCAGGGGCGTTCGCCGAACGTCGCTTTTTTACCTTTAGTGTCGATTCCAGAGCTAGAGACCTGGATTGAAACCTGGTCGTTTTCCGAAACGATCCATAGCCGTTCCTACACTCACATTATCCGTAATATTGTGAATGATCCTTCGGTAGTCTTTGGTGATATTGTCGTCAACGAAGAGATCCTCAAACGTGCCACGGATATTGCCGATTATTATGATCACCTGATCCAGCTGACACAGGTTTATCACTTGCATGGCGAAGGTATTTTTAATATTGCCGGTAAACAACTTTCAGTGACCACTCACGATATTAAGAAAGCATTGTACTTATGTATGATGTCAGTGAATGCACTGGAAGCAATCCGCTTCTATGTAAGTTTCGCCTGTTCATTTGCCTTTGCAGAACGCCGGCTGATGGAAGGTAATGCCAAGATTATTCGCCTTATTGCGCGTGATGAAGCATTGCACCTGAATGGTACTCAACACATCATCAATTTGATGCAAGGTGGCCGTGATGACGCAGAAATGGGTGAAATAGCCAAAGAGTGTCAGCAAGAAGCGTACGATCTGTTCCTGCGCGCTGCCGAACAGGAAAAGGCCTGGGCAAAATATCTATTTAAAGATGGTTCAATGATTGGCTTGAACGAAGCGATCCTCAGCCAATACGTGGAATACATTACCAACCAACGGATGAAAGCCGTCAACCTCCCGTTGCCTTACCCAGAACGCAGTAATCCATTACCGTGGATGAAAAACTGGTTAGAAAGTGACGCCGTACAAGTCGCGCCACAGGAAGTGGAAGTCTCCTCCTACTTGGTGGGACAGATAGATTCAGCCGTGGATGAAAATGAGTTCTCAGACTTTGATCTTTAAAAAGCGACCAATCGTGCTGCTGCAAGGAGAACCACTGTTGCTGTGGAATTGGCAGCAACAGCCACAAACTTTGCTGCAGGTGCTGGAAGCTAAAAAAGTGCGAATTTTTTCTGAATGCCGCAGCGGCTATTGTGGCTGTTGTCGCACTAAAATCCGCAGTGGTTCCGTATGTTATCTTACGGAACCATTAGCAGAATTACAGGACGATGAATGTCTACCCTGCTGCTGCATTCCAGAAGAAGATCTAGATTTAGAATTATCCTGTCGTGGCGCAGATATGCCATTGTTAGCAGAAAAATACCGCGCTTAAGCCAGTAAAACCGTGTAGTCAGTCAACCACATGGTCACACCCGCATTGCTAATTCGGCGGCATCACGAATGGCCCGCTTTGCATCAAGCTCAGCGGCAAGTTTAGCACCACCGATAATGTGCACAGGAATACCCAGTTGCGCTAATGCTGGTAACAAGCTGAGGTTCGATTCTTGTCCTGCACAAATGACCACATTATCGCAGGGAATGACTTGAGCCTTGTCTTCCACCATAATGTGCAGTCCTTCACTGTCAAAATGATGGTAACTTACACCTGAAATGGTTTTCACCCCGTGACGTTTTAGCGTCATTCGGTGGATCCAACCGGTGGTCTTTCCCAACGTTTTGCCAGGATTACCCGGCTTACGTTGTAATAGCCAAATCTCCTTTTGTGGCTTTTCGTCAGTCATTTCCGCTAATAGTCCACCGCGATGCGCATATAGAGTGTCAATGCCCCAACGTTGATACCATTTAACCGGTTGCAGGGTGGCTGATTGTTGTTCGGCCAGAAAATGTGCCACATCGAAGCCGATGCCACCTGCGCCGATGATAGCAACACGATTGCCTACTGTTACTTCACCACGCAGTAACGATTGATAGCCGACCACCTTTTCTGAGTCAAAACCGGGAAAATTCAATGCCCGCGGGACGACACCAGCGGCGAGCACCACTTCATCGAATTGCTCCGCAGCTAATGTTTGCACCGTCGCCAATGTATTTAATTTGAGGTCAACGCCCAGATGTTCAAGCTGGTAGCGGAAATACCGTAAGGTCTCACGAAATTCCTCTTTACCGGGAATATTTTTCGCCAGATTAAACTGGCCGCCGATTTCACTGCGCGCTTCGAACAAGGTGACTTGATGGCCACGCTGCGCGGCATACACGGCGAAGGCCATGCCCGCAGGACCGGCGCCAATAACGGCTAATTTTTTGGATGTGTAAGCCCGGATGAAATTTAGTTCGGTTTCATATGCCGCCCGCGGATTCACCAGGCAAGTGGCTCGTTGTAATTTGAAGGTATGGTCTAAACACGCCTGATTGCAACCAATACAAGTGTTGATTGCGTCATCATTGTGCGCCGCAGCTTTGTTAACGAAATCCGGATCAGCCAGAAATGGCCTTGCCATAGACACCATATCGGCCTGACCACTTTCAAGCACTTGTTCAATGACTGCTGGCATATTGATGCGATTAGTCGCTATCAGCGGTACTGATACCTCTTTACGCAGTTTGGCTGTCACCCAGGTAAAAGCCGCACGAGGGACACTGGTGGCAATCGTTGGGATCCTTGCTTCATGCCATCCTATCCCGGTATTAATCAATGTGACGCCAGCGACCTCTAACCGTTTAGCCAGTAATACCACCTCGTCCCAGCTTGATCCCTGCTCCACCAGATCCAACATCGATAACCGAAAAATCACAATAAAATCGCTACCAACGCGGCGTCTTACCTCCTCAACAATGTCTACGGCAATACGACTGCGATTAACAAAATCGCCGCCATATTCATCAGTACGCTGATTCGTGCGACTGCAAATAAACTGATTGATCAGATATCCTTCCGACCCCATGATTTCAACGCCATCATATCCAGCCCTTTGAGCTAAATATGCGCTTTGCCCAAAATCACGAATGGTTTTGCGAACTTGTCTGGCTGACATGGCCCGTGGCGTAAATGGGGTGATAGGTGATTTAAGTTTTGACGGTGCAACCGAAAAGGGATGATAGGCATAACGCCCTGCATGTAACAACTGCATGCAGATTTTACTGCCAGCCTGATGTACGGCATGTGTGACAATACGATGTTTGCCGACTTGCCAAGAAAAACTTAATTGAGTCGCATTGGGTGTTAAGCGACCACGAAAATTTGGTGATATTCCACCTGTAACGATAAGCCCTACACCGCCTTTCGCCCGTTCCCGATAAAATGCCGCGAGCTTTTCAAAGCCGTTTTTTTCCTCTTCAAGCCCGGTGTGCATTGACCCCATGACCACACGATTTTTGAGATGGGTAAAACCAAGATCTAACGGTTGCAACATCAATCTCTGCGCAGTCATCTAAATGCCCTTTTTAAACACTTGTTTTAATCCAGCATAACCTTTGGATTGCGTTAGCTCAAGTAGCCAGTGACCTCGAATAACAACAGTTAATTTGTATCAGACATTTACAAATGAGTTTCGCTCATCTGAGCAAATTCGGTTAGCATTGGCATATTCGATGGAATAAGGAAAGGTTATGTCTGCGAAACCTCTGACAACCAAAAATACACTGATATTGATATGGAATGTCATCAACTTTATTCGCAAATTGGTGCTAAATCTGGTGTTCTTCCCGCTGTTCTTCCTCATCCTGATAGTGTTCACCGTAGCACTATTTAGCAGTGATGAAGTGAAAGTTGACGACGGCTCGGCACTGGTACTGGATCTGGCTGGCAGATTAGTGGATCAGAAGCAGGACATTGATCCCTTGGATGCCATTCTGAAACAACGTCAGGGCCGAGATGCTAATGGCGAACTGCTGCTAAGTGATGTGTTGTATAACATCGACAGCGCGGCCAACGACAAACGCATTAGCGCGCTCGTTTTAGACCTTGGCGATATGGCGCCGGGGGGGATCACCAAGATCCAAACCATTGGCCGCCACATTGAAGCTTTTAAGAAAAGTGGTAAGCCTGTCATCGCGATGGGTAACTATTACAATCAGTATCAATACTTACTGGCAACCTACGCCGATACAATTTATCTCAATCCACAAGGTATGGTGACCGTTGAAGGTCTCAGCAGTTACCGGCAATTTTATAAATCTGCATTAGACAAGCTCAAGATCAACACCCATGTCTTCCGTGTTGGCACCTACAAGTCTGCGGTTGAACCCTTCATTCGCGACGATATGTCTGACGCTGCCAAAGAAGCGAACACTGCATTACTGAATGATATCTGGGATATCTACACGACTACCGCCGCCAAAAATCGAGGTATTCAACCTAGCGATTTTGGTCTCGACTCAACCCGTTATCTTAAAGTGCTGAACGATGCAGACGGCCAGTCAGGACAGATGGCGCTCGATATGAAGTGGGTAGACAAGCTCGCTACTGCCGATCAATTCCGTCAGGCGATGATTAAACTGGTAGGTAAAGCCGCTAAAGGTCACAGCTTCAAGCAGATTGATTACTACGATTATGCCAGCCTCAACGCGCCTGCTACTCCGGTCTTACCACAAGACGGTATCGGCATTGTGGTCGCAAAAGGTAATATTCTGAATGGGAACCAGCCTGCCGGTACTATCGGGGGTGACAGTACTTCAGCGCTACTGCGCAAAGCGCGGTTTGATGACAAAATCAAAGCGGTAGTTTTACGCGTAGACAGCCCTGGCGGCAGCGCATTCGCATCTGAGCAAATCCGTCAGGAAGTGTTAGCATTGAAAGCTGCAGGGAAACCTGTGGTCGTCAGTATGAGCAGTCTGGCGGCTTCTGGTGGATACTGGATCTCAGCCAGTGCCGATTATATCTATGCTAACCCAGCCACCCTCACCGGCTCTATCGGCATATTCGGCATGCTCACCACGTTTGAAGACTCCCTTGCTGCGCTGGGTGTTCATACAGATGGCGTCGCAACCACCGATTGGGCCAATTTATCTGTGACCCGACCGCTTTCAGATGGGGTCAAAGCCGTCATTCAGCGACATATAGAACGCGGATATCATGACTTTATTTCGCTAGTCGCCAAAGAACGGCATATGACATTGGAACAAGTCGATAAAATTGCACAGGGTCGGGTTTGGTCAGGTATCAGAGCCAAACAGTTGGGACTCGTAGACGATTTAGGCGATGAAGACGCTGCCATTGCTAAAGCGGCTGAACTGGCGGGCTTGTCACACTATGATACCCGGGTGATTGAAAAAGAACTGACGCCTGAACAGCTGTTCATGCAAAAGTTATTATCCAATGTTGCCGCTTGGGTACCGCCAAGCATTGCCCACACAAGTGCGGCTCAACAGATACTGACTCAGTTAACCGCAGTGGCACAGGAGTTCGCCTCCTTCGACGATCCCAACAACGTTTACTTATATTGCGATAGTTGCAATTATTAAATAAACGTCAATAAAGCCCGGTTATCCGGGCTTTATTTTTTTTTATTGATATAATTTAGTCTCGATTTTTATAGTAACCACAACGCTGTACCCGATGACTAAAAAAAATATCTATATTGCTTATACCGGCGGCACCATCGGTATGCAGAAAACTGAACATGGCTTTGCTCCTGTGGCGGGTTTTCTGACTGAATGTCTTAACTCAATGCCTGAATTCTTCCGAGAAGAGATGCCGGCGTTTGTATTGCACGAATATTCTCCCGTGATCGACTCTTCCAATATGTCCCCTGCACATTGGCAGATGATTGCCAATGACATAGAAGCAAATTACGACAAGTATGATGGATTTGTGATCCTGCATGGTACCGATACGATGGCTTTCACGGCATCAGCATTGTCTTTTATGCTGCAGGATCTCTCCAAACCGGTGATTATTACTGGTTCGCAGATCCCCCTGTCAGAACTGCGCTCGGACGGTCAAACCAACCTTTTGAATGCGCTCTATATTGCCGCGAATTATCCGGTGGCTGAGGTCTGTTTGTTTTTTAACAATAAACTTTTCCGCGGTAATCGTACCACTAAAGCGCACGCTGATGGCTTTGACGCATTTGCTTCACCGAATTTTCCATTACTACTGGAAGCGGGCATCAAGATCCGTTTGCACGCAGGCACGATTGCTAGCAACGATTCCAAGCCGTTAAAAGTGACCCACATTCACCCGCAACCTATCGGGATAGTGACTTTATATCCTGGAATTTCGAATGAGATTTTTAAAAACATCTTACAGCAACCAGTTAAAGCACTGATTTTATTAACTTATGGTGTTGGTAATGCACCACAAGATCCTGAATTATTGCAAACGCTAAAGCAGGCTCATGATAACGGCATCGTGTTAGTCAATCTGACACAATGTCGCCAAGGCAGGGTTAATATGGGCGGTTATGCAACAGGCAATGCGTTAGCAGAAGCCGGACTTATCAGTGGTTACGATATGACCACCGAAGCGGCATTAGCCAAACTGCATTACCTGTTCTCAAAGGACCTCAGTGTCAGTGAGATCCGAGAAAAAATGCAGCAAAATCTGTGCGGTGAACTGACCAACGATTAATCTCTAAAAATAAGGCCCAGAATTCTGGGCCTTATTTTTACAATTCGTCTTCTTTAAATTCGGCAATCGTGTCACCGCGAAAACGTTTCTTAAGTTCGGCCTTTGAAAGCTCAATCACGGTGCCGTCATTACCGATGGTAAAGTGCTCATGCAGATGCAATCGACGTTGCTGAAACAACATGACCACTTGCAAGGTTGAATCTCGCTGGGCTTCAGACAAGGCACTGCCATCTTCCCATTTACCAGTTTCGGCGGCGCTTTTCAGGCGCTCATAAACCTCAAGCGGCATCTCATCTATGACTTTTAACAGATCGGTCATAACTGTTTCCGTTTATTCAGGATAATACGCACGCGAGTAACCAAATACCCAACAAAACCAAAGGCAAAAAGTACGCCACCGATAATCGCACGAGGACCACTGGCAACCTCACCGCCCCAAAACCACACGACGACACCTGCAATAAAGGCAGTCATGGCAATAAAACTATGGGTCATCAGTCTGCTGGACTTTTCAATCTGCTTGATACGTTGCGCAGAGGAGAGATCGCCATCCAGCGCCGTCTGGCAATGAGGACAAGTTTTAGCTTTGTCAGAAATACGTTTATCACAAATTGGACAAGTAGTCAGAGCCATGCTTCCTCCTTAGCGCAACTTATCTACAACAGCGAGCATCGCAGTTAATGAGGCTTCGCCAAGATGGATACAACGCTCCGGCGACCAACCCAACATGGGATCAGCTAAGTTATCGTTGTCCTTAAATGGCATTTCCAAGGTATTAGAAAGACAATTGAAAGTCTGCGCTACCCAATTTGAACCTATGGTTAAATTGGCTTTTCCCGGTTCATCTTTACCATACCCAAATTCAGTCTGGAAATCGGGACTTATCAGCAATAATGCACTTTCAAAGGCGTTCTGTAGGGCTTGCAATCGCTCCGTCCAATCGGGAATACCCGCACAACCGGCAAGGAACACATAGGGCAAACCTTCATCACCGTGAACGTCATAAAACAGGTCAACACCGGTTTGCTGCATCTTTTGCACGACATAATAGACTTCAGGACTATTTTCTAAAGAAGGTGTCTGCCATTCACGGTTGAGGTTAATCCCCTTAGCGTTAGTACGCAGATGACCACGTACGCTGCCATCCGGGTTCATATTTGGGACTATATAAAAATTCGCTTTATCCAACAGTTGCTTAGCAACTGGATCATCAGGGTCCAACAATTTATATAACAACCCTTCGACTAGCCATTCCGCCATCGTTTCACCAGGATGCTGACGGGCAGTGATCCAGATAGATTTTTTCTCTTCGCTATCATCACCAATTTTTACCAGCGTCATATCGCGGCCATCTAAGGTCAGCCCTAAATGTTCCAGCGATACTTTAGGATGGACCTGCACTGAGCTCAGCAAATCCAAGTGTCGTTCATAACTGTAAGGCGCAAAATATGCTATCTGAATGGCATCGGCATCCAATTCGACGGCAATGCTCAGCTTTCCATCTTGATACTGTGTCGGCAAACGAAACCAGTGTTGGCGATCATAACTGGCGACAGCCTGATAGTTCTCCCAGCCTTTGGGATAGGATGAACTACCAGCATTGACGATGTTGAGGGTGTAACTGTTACCGACATCACCTTCAAAACGAAAGTTAAACCATTGATAGAATTCACCACCTTCGTCCTGACGAATGGCCAGTTGAATATCATCTTTATTTGCCAGGCTTAAAACCTGGATGTTGCCACCATCAAAATTGGCGCTGATCCGCATACAAATTCCTTGATTGTCAGCCGGAATGTTTACTACCGGCGAGCCAAAAATCGCCCTAGGATAAACCAAAATGACAAAGGATTAAATGCAACTTAGCCGATGTGGACAGGAATAAGAAAGGCAGCCTTAGCTGCCCTTTTGTGTTAGTTTAATTATTGCTGCAACATCAACTGGCGGATGTATTTAACCGGTGCGCTGCCATAACTTAGAAACTGTTCATTGAATTTTTCCAGATTAAACGCCTTGCCTTCCTTCGCTTTGATCTCGTCACGCAAATCGTAGATCGCCCGGAAACCGGCATAATAACTGGTGAGCTGTACTTGACTTAATGTCGCCCGACGCCATTTACCCTCAGCCTCAGCCTGTTGCTGGAATG
This portion of the Shewanella yunxiaonensis genome encodes:
- the nrdA gene encoding class 1a ribonucleoside-diphosphate reductase subunit alpha, with amino-acid sequence MNSNMTVTKRSGEREKIDLDKIHRVITWAAEGLANVSVSEVELRAHLQFFDGIPTEAIHETIIKAAADLISPDSPDYQFLAARLAIFHLRKKAFGQFEPPKLADHVTKLVEMGKYDKHILEDYSLEELNVMDGYIDHWRDMTFSYAAVKQLEGKYLVQNRVTHEVYESAQFLYMLVAACLFSGYPRETRLQYVKDFYNAVSTFKISLPTPIMSGVRTPTRQFSSCVLIECGDSLDSINATSSAIVKYVSQRAGIGINAGRIRALGSPIRGGEAFHTGCIPFFKHFQTAVKSCSQGGVRGGAATLFYPLWHLEVESLLVLKNNRGVEDNRIRHLDYGVQINKLMYQRLIKGENITLFSPSDVPGLYDAFFADQDEFERLYVKYEQDESIRKRSLRAVELFSLMMQERASTGRIYIQNVDHCNTHSPFDPQVAPVHQSNLCLEIALPTKPLNDVNDATGEIALCTLSALNLGAIENLEEMEKLADLAVRALDNLLDYQDYPILAARTASMNRRTLGIGVINFANYLAKHGVKYSDGSANGLTHRTFEAFQYYLLKASMELAKEKGACPLFNETTYAQGILPIDTYKRDLDKICSEPLHLDWEKLRVDIKQYGLRNSTLSALMPSETSSQISNATNGIEPPRGLISVKASKDGQLKQVVPDFEQLKHRYELLWQMPSNDGYLQLVGIMQKFIDQSISANTNYDPSKYDNGKVPMQTLLKDLLTAYKLGVKTLYYHNTRDGASDQLDDISIEKEDDGCAGGACKI
- the nrdB gene encoding class Ia ribonucleoside-diphosphate reductase subunit beta; translation: MAYSIFCQTPNDATREPMFFGQAVNVARYDQQKYELFEKLIEKQLSFFWRPEEVDVSRDKIDFVQLPEHEKHIFLSNLKYQTLLDSIQGRSPNVAFLPLVSIPELETWIETWSFSETIHSRSYTHIIRNIVNDPSVVFGDIVVNEEILKRATDIADYYDHLIQLTQVYHLHGEGIFNIAGKQLSVTTHDIKKALYLCMMSVNALEAIRFYVSFACSFAFAERRLMEGNAKIIRLIARDEALHLNGTQHIINLMQGGRDDAEMGEIAKECQQEAYDLFLRAAEQEKAWAKYLFKDGSMIGLNEAILSQYVEYITNQRMKAVNLPLPYPERSNPLPWMKNWLESDAVQVAPQEVEVSSYLVGQIDSAVDENEFSDFDL
- the yfaE gene encoding class I ribonucleotide reductase maintenance protein YfaE, yielding MKMSSQTLIFKKRPIVLLQGEPLLLWNWQQQPQTLLQVLEAKKVRIFSECRSGYCGCCRTKIRSGSVCYLTEPLAELQDDECLPCCCIPEEDLDLELSCRGADMPLLAEKYRA
- a CDS encoding NADPH-dependent 2,4-dienoyl-CoA reductase — protein: MTAQRLMLQPLDLGFTHLKNRVVMGSMHTGLEEEKNGFEKLAAFYRERAKGGVGLIVTGGISPNFRGRLTPNATQLSFSWQVGKHRIVTHAVHQAGSKICMQLLHAGRYAYHPFSVAPSKLKSPITPFTPRAMSARQVRKTIRDFGQSAYLAQRAGYDGVEIMGSEGYLINQFICSRTNQRTDEYGGDFVNRSRIAVDIVEEVRRRVGSDFIVIFRLSMLDLVEQGSSWDEVVLLAKRLEVAGVTLINTGIGWHEARIPTIATSVPRAAFTWVTAKLRKEVSVPLIATNRINMPAVIEQVLESGQADMVSMARPFLADPDFVNKAAAHNDDAINTCIGCNQACLDHTFKLQRATCLVNPRAAYETELNFIRAYTSKKLAVIGAGPAGMAFAVYAAQRGHQVTLFEARSEIGGQFNLAKNIPGKEEFRETLRYFRYQLEHLGVDLKLNTLATVQTLAAEQFDEVVLAAGVVPRALNFPGFDSEKVVGYQSLLRGEVTVGNRVAIIGAGGIGFDVAHFLAEQQSATLQPVKWYQRWGIDTLYAHRGGLLAEMTDEKPQKEIWLLQRKPGNPGKTLGKTTGWIHRMTLKRHGVKTISGVSYHHFDSEGLHIMVEDKAQVIPCDNVVICAGQESNLSLLPALAQLGIPVHIIGGAKLAAELDAKRAIRDAAELAMRV
- the sppA gene encoding signal peptide peptidase SppA; amino-acid sequence: MSAKPLTTKNTLILIWNVINFIRKLVLNLVFFPLFFLILIVFTVALFSSDEVKVDDGSALVLDLAGRLVDQKQDIDPLDAILKQRQGRDANGELLLSDVLYNIDSAANDKRISALVLDLGDMAPGGITKIQTIGRHIEAFKKSGKPVIAMGNYYNQYQYLLATYADTIYLNPQGMVTVEGLSSYRQFYKSALDKLKINTHVFRVGTYKSAVEPFIRDDMSDAAKEANTALLNDIWDIYTTTAAKNRGIQPSDFGLDSTRYLKVLNDADGQSGQMALDMKWVDKLATADQFRQAMIKLVGKAAKGHSFKQIDYYDYASLNAPATPVLPQDGIGIVVAKGNILNGNQPAGTIGGDSTSALLRKARFDDKIKAVVLRVDSPGGSAFASEQIRQEVLALKAAGKPVVVSMSSLAASGGYWISASADYIYANPATLTGSIGIFGMLTTFEDSLAALGVHTDGVATTDWANLSVTRPLSDGVKAVIQRHIERGYHDFISLVAKERHMTLEQVDKIAQGRVWSGIRAKQLGLVDDLGDEDAAIAKAAELAGLSHYDTRVIEKELTPEQLFMQKLLSNVAAWVPPSIAHTSAAQQILTQLTAVAQEFASFDDPNNVYLYCDSCNY
- the ansA gene encoding asparaginase, whose protein sequence is MTKKNIYIAYTGGTIGMQKTEHGFAPVAGFLTECLNSMPEFFREEMPAFVLHEYSPVIDSSNMSPAHWQMIANDIEANYDKYDGFVILHGTDTMAFTASALSFMLQDLSKPVIITGSQIPLSELRSDGQTNLLNALYIAANYPVAEVCLFFNNKLFRGNRTTKAHADGFDAFASPNFPLLLEAGIKIRLHAGTIASNDSKPLKVTHIHPQPIGIVTLYPGISNEIFKNILQQPVKALILLTYGVGNAPQDPELLQTLKQAHDNGIVLVNLTQCRQGRVNMGGYATGNALAEAGLISGYDMTTEAALAKLHYLFSKDLSVSEIREKMQQNLCGELTND
- a CDS encoding DUF1315 family protein translates to MTDLLKVIDEMPLEVYERLKSAAETGKWEDGSALSEAQRDSTLQVVMLFQQRRLHLHEHFTIGNDGTVIELSKAELKKRFRGDTIAEFKEDEL
- a CDS encoding zinc ribbon domain-containing protein — protein: MALTTCPICDKRISDKAKTCPHCQTALDGDLSSAQRIKQIEKSSRLMTHSFIAMTAFIAGVVVWFWGGEVASGPRAIIGGVLFAFGFVGYLVTRVRIILNKRKQL
- a CDS encoding M14 family metallopeptidase, coding for MRISANFDGGNIQVLSLANKDDIQLAIRQDEGGEFYQWFNFRFEGDVGNSYTLNIVNAGSSSYPKGWENYQAVASYDRQHWFRLPTQYQDGKLSIAVELDADAIQIAYFAPYSYERHLDLLSSVQVHPKVSLEHLGLTLDGRDMTLVKIGDDSEEKKSIWITARQHPGETMAEWLVEGLLYKLLDPDDPVAKQLLDKANFYIVPNMNPDGSVRGHLRTNAKGINLNREWQTPSLENSPEVYYVVQKMQQTGVDLFYDVHGDEGLPYVFLAGCAGIPDWTERLQALQNAFESALLLISPDFQTEFGYGKDEPGKANLTIGSNWVAQTFNCLSNTLEMPFKDNDNLADPMLGWSPERCIHLGEASLTAMLAVVDKLR